A genome region from Camarhynchus parvulus chromosome 15, STF_HiC, whole genome shotgun sequence includes the following:
- the TESC gene encoding calcineurin B homologous protein 3 — MGSAHSVPAEMRELADRTGFTSEQIEHLHRRFKQLSQDQLTIRKENFDSIPDLEFNPIRGKIVHAFFDKRNLRQESDGLAEEINFEDFLTIMSYFRPIEMNMDEEQLDRFRKEKLKFLFHMYDSDHDGKITLQEYRNVVEELLSGNPHLEKESARSIADGAMMEAASICVGQMGPDQVYEGITFEDFLKMWQGIDIETKMHVRFLNVDTIAHCY, encoded by the exons ATGGGCTCCGCGCACTCCGTGCCCGCCGAGATGCGGGAGCTGGCGGACAGGACGGGCT TCACCTCTGAGCAGATCGAGCACCTGCACCGGCGCTTCAAGCAGCTGAGCCAGGACCAGCTGACGATCCG CAAGGAGAACTTTGACAGCATCCCCGACCTGGAGTTCAACCCCATCCGAGGGAAAATCGTCCACGCCTTTTTTGACAAGCG GAACCTGCGGCAGGAGTCGGACGGGCTGGCGGAGGAGATCAACTTCGAGGACTTCCTGACCATCATGTCCTACTTCAGACCCATCGAGATGAACATGGACGAGGAGCAGCTCGACCGCTTCCGCAAGGAGAAGCTGAAAt TCCTGTTCCACATGTACGACTCGGACCACGACGGGAAGATCACGCTGCAGGAGTACAGAAAT GtggtggaggagctgctgtcGGGGAACCCCCACCTGGAGAAGGAGTCGGCTCGCTCCATCGCCGACGGGGCCATGATGGAGGCAGCCAGCATCTGTGTGGGACAAATG GGCCCGGACCAGGTGTACGAGGGCATCACCTTCGAGGACTTCCTGAAG ATGTGGCAGGGCATCGACATCGAGACCAAGATGCACGTCCGCTTCCTCAACGTGGACACCATTGCCCACTGCTACtga